A genomic segment from Amphiprion ocellaris isolate individual 3 ecotype Okinawa chromosome 17, ASM2253959v1, whole genome shotgun sequence encodes:
- the fech gene encoding ferrochelatase, mitochondrial, with product MMAVLGSAGRLIQFARSSVSLSVRRRSTAAALAQSAAPETQENRKPKTGILMLNMGGPEKLEDVHDFLLRLFMDTDLMKLPVQNKLGPFIAKRRTPKIQEQYSKIGGGSPIKHWTSMQGEGMVKLLDEMSPETAPHKFYIGFRYVNPLTEEAIEEMEKDGVERAVAFTQYPQYSCSTTGSSLNAIYRYYSNRADRPKMRWSVIDRWPTHPLLVECFAEHVSNELLKFPEEKRDDVVILFSAHSLPMAVVNRGDPYPQEVGATVQRVMEKLGHCNPYRLVWQSRVGPMPWLGPQTDEVIKGLCERGKKNILLVPIAFTSDHIETLHELDIEYGQVLGEECGVENIRRAESLNGNPLFMKALADLVQSHLKSNEPCSRQLTLRCPLCTNPTCGQTKAFFANQKLS from the exons ATGATGGCCGTGCTGGGCAGCGCCGGTCGCCTCATCCAGT TTGCGAGGAGCAGCGTCAGTCTCAGCGTGAGGCGACGATCCACAGCTGCTGCTTTGGCTCAGAGTGCAGCTCcggaaacacaagaaaacag GAAACCTAAAACCGGCATCCTGATGCTGAACATGGGCGGACCAGAGAAGCTGGAAGACGTTCACGACTTCCTGCTGAGACTCTTCATGGACACAGACCTGATGAAACTTCCTGTTCAGAA TAAACTCGGTCCGTTCATCGCTAAGCGCCGGACGCCAAAGATCCAGGAGCAGTACAGTAAAATCGGAGGAGGTTCTCCCATCAAACACTGGACGTCCATGCAGGGAGAAGGGATGGTGAAGCTGCTGGACGAGATGAGTCCTGAGACGG CTCCTCACAAGTTCTACATCGGCTTCCGGTACGTCAATCCGCTGACGGAGGAGGCCATCGAGGAGATGGAGAAGGACGGAGTGGAGAGAGCTGTGGCCTTCACCCAGTATCCCCAGTACAGCTGCTCCACCACAG GTAGCAGCCTGAATGCCATCTACCGTTACTATAGCAACAGAGCCGACAGGCCCAAGATGCGATGGAGCGTCATCGACCGCTGGCCGACACACCCTCTGCTGGtcgag tgttttgcaGAACATGTCAGTAACGAACTGTTGAAGTTTCCAGAAGAGAAAAGAGACGACGTCGTCATTCTTTTCTCAGCACATTCACTTCCTATGGCT GTAGTAAACAGAGGTGACCCGTATCCTCAGGAGGTTGGAGCCACAGTTCAGAGAGTCATGGAGAAACTAGGCCACTGTAACCCATACAGACTGGTGTGGCAATCCAGG GTCGGACCGATGCCGTGGCTCGGACCGCAGACCGACGAGGTGATCAAAGGCCTCTGTGAACGAGGGAAGAAGAACATCCTGCTGGTGCCGATCGCCTTCACCTCGGACCACATAGAGACGTTACACGAGCTGGACATCGAGTATGGACAGGTGCTgggagaggag TGTGGTGTGGAGAACAtcaggagagcagagtctctgaaTGGGAATCCTCTTTTCATGAAG GCGTTGGCCGATCTGGTCCAGTCCCACCTGAAGTCCAACGAACCCTGTTCCCGCCAGCTGACCCTTCGCTGCCCACTGTGCACCAACCCGACCTGTGGACAGACCAAGGCCTTCTTCGCCAACCAGAAACTATCGTAG